A single Bacillus sp. HMF5848 DNA region contains:
- a CDS encoding nucleoside triphosphate pyrophosphatase, translated as MTEIILASASPRRKELLSNIGYSFTVHPSTLEEVMDPALSPGELVMALAQQKAEDVAQNYSASCVIGSDTVVVLDGEVLGKPADSQDAYRMLRSLSGRTHDVFTGVAIVHNGETSRFFVQTSVTFWELSDEEIHAYIDSREPFDKAGAYGIQKLGATLVQKIEGDYFAVVGLPVSRLSRELKHRDILPAY; from the coding sequence ATGACTGAGATTATTTTGGCATCTGCCTCACCACGTCGAAAAGAACTATTAAGCAACATAGGATACTCATTTACAGTTCATCCTAGTACATTAGAGGAAGTGATGGACCCGGCTTTATCACCAGGTGAGCTTGTAATGGCACTGGCACAGCAAAAAGCAGAGGATGTTGCTCAAAATTATTCAGCATCGTGCGTTATAGGATCTGATACTGTCGTTGTGTTAGATGGGGAAGTACTAGGAAAACCTGCTGATTCACAGGATGCCTATCGCATGCTACGTTCGTTATCAGGACGCACACACGATGTTTTCACGGGTGTGGCCATTGTACACAATGGTGAGACTAGCCGTTTTTTTGTACAAACCTCTGTGACATTTTGGGAGCTATCAGACGAGGAAATTCATGCGTACATTGATTCTCGTGAACCGTTTGATAAAGCAGGTGCATACGGTATTCAAAAGCTAGGTGCCACACTAGTACAGAAAATAGAGGGTGATTATTTTGCGGTGGTTGGGTTACCTGTTTCGCGCCTTTCGCGTGAACTAAAACATCGAGATATATTGCCTGCCTATTAA
- a CDS encoding type II secretion system protein, with protein sequence MTKQKFNMLRSSQGLTLIELLAVIVILGIISAIAVPSIGKIIERVKEQAFVANAYAMYEAATMHERAQQVFIEDEAQTLTYKDLVEGGYLDPIQDPFTQNVIPSSNENSFVTISKNGNDIEYAVCLKGTTKQICTESTGTPVESLSINLIENVE encoded by the coding sequence ATGACTAAGCAAAAATTCAATATGCTTCGCTCCTCACAAGGTTTAACATTAATTGAATTGTTAGCTGTCATTGTTATTCTCGGAATTATTTCGGCAATAGCTGTCCCGTCCATTGGGAAAATCATTGAGCGAGTGAAAGAGCAAGCCTTCGTTGCCAACGCGTATGCGATGTATGAAGCAGCTACGATGCATGAGCGTGCACAGCAGGTGTTTATTGAGGACGAGGCTCAAACACTAACATATAAGGATTTAGTAGAAGGCGGCTATCTTGATCCAATTCAAGATCCTTTTACACAAAATGTCATTCCATCATCTAATGAGAACTCGTTTGTAACTATATCAAAAAATGGCAACGATATTGAATATGCTGTGTGTTTAAAAGGGACGACAAAGCAAATATGTACTGAATCAACTGGTACGCCTGTCGAATCCTTATCTATTAATCTTATTGAAAATGTCGAATAA
- a CDS encoding pilus assembly protein PilO, with amino-acid sequence MTITFSKKLILYTFVVLALLGATFFYLRLQFIAPLQQQVQQKENDLKLEKQLLEVVQSKVSQAQQQTYSSTLELQRKVPVKPLLDQFILHIEKAEVVSDSFIVNMSFNTNEEVNLSVLDEYEQFRKEEKELVHNDQTETEPEAETAEPESLLPEGMKKITVNLSVKSPDYYAMQTFLKSLEQEQRITQIDVLSFNGPEETTSFVDEADNMLAYSVTVSTFYHPTLEDLQDEVPIIEVPAPSEKNNPLANFIDMDKKKESDTND; translated from the coding sequence ATGACAATAACCTTCTCAAAAAAATTGATTTTATACACTTTTGTTGTATTAGCTTTGCTTGGTGCTACCTTTTTCTATTTACGGCTACAATTTATAGCGCCACTGCAACAACAAGTTCAACAAAAGGAAAATGATCTTAAGCTTGAAAAACAGCTTTTGGAAGTTGTGCAATCGAAAGTGTCACAGGCTCAGCAGCAGACGTATTCGAGTACACTCGAGCTTCAAAGAAAAGTACCAGTCAAACCACTTCTTGATCAATTTATTTTACATATTGAAAAAGCAGAGGTAGTATCTGATAGTTTTATTGTGAATATGAGCTTTAATACGAACGAAGAAGTAAATTTATCAGTACTAGATGAATATGAACAATTTCGTAAAGAGGAAAAAGAATTAGTTCATAACGACCAGACTGAAACAGAACCAGAAGCAGAAACTGCAGAACCAGAGTCACTGCTACCAGAAGGAATGAAAAAGATAACCGTTAACTTATCCGTCAAATCACCGGATTACTATGCAATGCAGACGTTTCTAAAATCACTTGAACAGGAACAACGCATTACACAAATTGATGTTTTATCATTTAATGGTCCAGAGGAAACAACTAGCTTTGTAGATGAGGCAGATAACATGCTAGCATACTCTGTTACTGTCTCGACATTCTATCATCCTACATTAGAGGACTTGCAGGATGAAGTGCCAATCATAGAAGTGCCAGCACCAAGTGAAAAAAATAATCCGTTAGCGAACTTCATCGATATGGATAAGAAAAAAGAGAGTGATACGAATGACTAA
- a CDS encoding PilN domain-containing protein has translation MLVEINLLPEKEPRNIAPFIVAGSIVLLVMSLTIVWLLQYQQANRELLTVSNELQLTKATRAIEEQKILDSTSTSSLSQLEQTVAWMEKYPIDVVPILAHVSGLLPDRGFLLSFSLGENGNVNITTQFDTSRESAYYLHNLQQSEWVTDVNLNSITTKQIEEATQSGLDEFELMPRYIATYQITLNQLFINALQHNEEETS, from the coding sequence ATGCTTGTTGAAATAAATTTACTTCCAGAAAAGGAACCGAGAAATATTGCGCCATTCATAGTTGCAGGAAGTATTGTGCTGCTTGTTATGTCACTAACTATTGTGTGGCTTTTGCAATATCAACAAGCCAATCGAGAGCTTCTTACTGTTTCAAACGAGCTACAATTAACAAAAGCTACACGAGCGATTGAAGAACAAAAGATACTTGATAGCACTTCAACTTCTTCGCTTTCTCAGCTAGAGCAGACAGTAGCATGGATGGAAAAATATCCGATTGATGTTGTACCTATTTTAGCTCATGTTTCGGGACTTTTGCCGGATAGAGGTTTTTTGCTGTCTTTTAGCTTAGGAGAAAACGGAAACGTAAATATTACAACGCAATTTGATACTAGTAGAGAGTCTGCGTATTATCTTCATAATTTGCAGCAATCAGAATGGGTTACCGACGTAAACTTAAATAGTATCACCACTAAACAAATAGAGGAAGCGACACAATCAGGGCTCGATGAGTTTGAGCTGATGCCACGATATATTGCAACGTATCAAATAACGTTAAATCAATTATTTATCAATGCATTGCAGCATAATGAGGAGGAGACATCATGA